Genomic DNA from Gemmatimonadota bacterium:
CTGGACGGCGCCCGCTACCTGGGGCTGGACCGCGACCTGGGCTCGCTCGAGCCGGGCAAGCTGGCCGACCTCGTGGTGCTGGACCGCAACCCGCTCGAGGACCTCCGCAACAGCGAGCACGTCCGCCTGGTCATGCTGAACGGCCGGCTCTACGACGCCCGCACGCTGGCCGAGCTGGCCCCCACCCCCAGGTCCCGGCCGCTCCTCTGGTGGGAGCGAGAGGGCCGATCGAACTAGCCTCCTTGACTAACTTGACTAGTCATGTTAGTCATGACTCATGACTTACTCGCCACGAAGATCAGCGCCCGGCGTCTGGAAGCTGCACGAGGCCAAGGCACGCTTCAGTGAGCTGTTCCGGCAGGCGCGTTCGCAAGGTCCACAGCGCGTGGTCAAGCAAGGTGGGGAAGCCGTGGTTGTCGTGCCCGCCGAGGAGTTCGATCGGCTCAGGAAACGCGCCGGGCAGCCTTCCTCGCTGGTGGACTTCTTCCGTTCCGCGCCCACCGGTGGCCAGCGCCTGGACCTGAAGCGGAAACGCGACACCATGGACGCCGGCTCCCGCGGAGGGAGCCCGCTACCACTCGATGTCCCGTGGTCTCGGAGCTGATGAAGCCCCGGCCGGACCGGCGCGTGGCCGCTTGGGCGGACGCGACGGCGGAGGAGCTCCTGCACCTGAGTGTGATCACGATCGGCGAGGTGCGGAAGGGGATCGATCTTCTTCCGGACGCTCAGCCGAAGCGGGCCGCTCTGCAAAGTTGGCTGGACCATGACGTGCGCGTCCGGTTCGCCGGCCGGATACTGGCCTTCGATGACGCGCTGGCGGAGCGATGGGGCCAGGTGGAAGCCCTCGCCAAGAAACGGCGCCTGACCCTGCCGACCATTGACGCCCAGTTGGCGGCGACCGCGCTCCATCACAACCTCACGTTGGGCACGCGCAATACCGCCGACGTCGCAGCCACCGGAGTGCCGGTATTCAACCCCTGGACCGGCTGAGCGGAGTAGGTTATCGCAACGAGCGTCGCGGTCGCACGCGCTCGAGCGTGAGCGCCGTCGCGTTGTCGTCTTCTTCCCCTGTCCGAGGGCGGACCTTGGGCGTATCTTTAGACGTACGTCTAACAGGAATTGCCCGGTGGCCAAAGTACCCAAGATCATCCCCATAACCGAGTTGCGCCAGGAGGCGGCTCGCGCGCTCCGCCGGCTGCGCCGCTCGCAGGAACCCGTTGTCATCACGCAACGGGGCCGGGCCGCGGCGGTCATGCTGAGCGTCGAGGCCTACGAGCAGGCGGAGCGGGAGCGGCAGATTCTCTTGATCCTGGCGCGGGGTGAGCGGGAGATCGCTCGAGGCGAGGGCCGGGCTCTGGCGGAGGTGCTGGCAGAGGCGGACCGGCTTCTCGCCGATGCCGGAGCGTGAAAGTCCGCTTCACCCCAAGCGGCGAACGCCAGTACCTGTCAGTTATCGCTTACATCCTGGCCAATCGCCCTGCCGCGGCGCGGCGGTTTCACACGCGGGCGACCAAGGTGCTGAAGCGCCTCGAGCGGCATCCGCAATCCGGGCGCCGGATTCCGGAATTCCCTGACTTGCCCTACCGCGAGGTTATTGTCCGGCCGTATCGCTTTTTCTACGGCGTCGCCGAGGACACGGTGTGGATCGTCGGGGTCTGGCACGGCGCCCAGTTGCCAGCCGAGCCAGGGAATCCGCAAGGCGGCTAGGATTTAGGAAAGGGGGGTATCCGGTTAGCTGAACCACCCCCACCATGTTGTGGTCGGATCATTCTGGCCTGTTGATCAGCTGGTCGTACGTCGTAGGATCGGTGACTACGGCGTGTTCCATCAGGCGGTAGAATAGCTGGCCCGGGTTCCTTAATCGGTTCCGGGGCGAAGCGTTGCAGGCACGCGTGGCCTCCGAAGCAGGTATCAACCGAATTCCGCCGCCCCCAAGATATAGGGGGTGGTTCGCCTAAGCGCTCACGCAAAAATAACTCCCAAGGTTTCGGCGCAACTATGACAAGGCCGCAGCGTCGAGCAGGATGGCTCCAGGCCGTGCCCAGCCGCCACAAATCGAGCATTTAAGCGCCTTCCCATCGAGGCACCAGGGTCTGGACAGCATGGCTCCATGATGTTAGGATTACGCCAGCATAGGCGTAACTCTAACATGGAGGAGGCGTGGACGCCGATGCGATCCGGCGACTCCTGCTGCGCCAGAAGATCGCCACCATGCCCGAGCTGAAAGAGGTTTTGGGCACAGAGGTCGATGTCACGGTCTTCCGCAAGCTGCGCGAGCTCGCCCACCGCACCAGCTATTCGCACCGGGGCAAGTACTACACCCTGGACGAGATCGCCCGTTTCGATGCGACGGGGCTCTGGTCGTTCCGGTCGGTGTGGTTCTCGAGCTTCGGCACGCTGATCCGCACGTGCGAAGTTCTGGTGAACGAAGCGGAAGTGGGCTACTTCACCGACGAGCTCGAAGCCACGCTCAACGTGGCCGTCAAGGATGCGCTCCGGAAGCTGGCGGCCGAAGGTCGCATCGCACGGGAGAAGGTCTCCGGTCGTTTCCTGCACGTGTCGGCCGACCGCACCTCTCGGCGCCAGCAGCTCCGGGCGCGGCAGGTGCGCATGGCCACTCCGGGGGATCTCGTCTCGTTCGGGGGCGGCGCGCGCGTGCTTCCCGACGAGCTGAAGGCGGCGATCGTGCTGTTCTTCGCCATGCTGGACGAGAAACAGCGGCGCCTCTACGCCGGACTGGAGTCGCTCAAGCTCGGTCATGGCGGAGACCAGAGGATCGCCGAGCTCCTCGGGCTCGATCCCGGCACCGTGGCCAGAGGAAGGCGAGAGCTCCTCTCCCTGGACGTGGAGACGGAACGGGTGCGCCGAAAGGGCGGAGGCCGCACGCGCTCGGAAAAAAAACGCCCGAAGTGATCGCAGCCATCGAGAAGCTCCTGGAGCATGACCGGGCGGGCGATCCCATGACCGGGCTTCAGTGGACCCGGCGCACCACCGAGAAGATCGCCCGTGAGCTGAAAAGCTTGGGCATCGAGGTCTGCCCCAAGACCGTCGCCAAGATCCTCAAGCAGCTCGGCTTCTCGCTGCGCGTCAATTATAAGAAGCTGTCCCGGCGCTCCGATCCGGATCGCGACGAGCAGTTCCTCTACATCGCCGAAATACCCGAGCGCTTCACGAACACCGGTCAGCCAACCGTCTCCATCGATACGAAGAAGAAGGAGCTGATCGGCAACTTCAGGAATCCCGGTCGTGCCTGGAGCAAGGAAGGCGTCCCCGTCAACGACCACGACTTCCGTTCCGACGCCCTGGGTCTCGCCGTCCCGTACGGCGTCTACGACATCCTCGCCAACCGGGGATCCCTCTACGTCGGGACCTCGCATGACACCCCCGAGTTCGCCGCGGACAACCTCGTCCGGTGGTGGCGCCAGGAGGGGGAGGCCCGCTATGCTGACGCAACCGAGCTCCTCGTGCTGGCCGACGGTGGAGGAAGCAACGGCCACAGGAACCGCGCCTTCAAGTACTGGCTCCAGAACCGCCTGTGCGATCCTCACAGCCTGGTCGTGACCGTCTGCCACTATCCCACGGGGGCGTCGAAGTGGAACCCGATCGACCATCGGCTCTTCAGCGAGATCACCAAGAACTGGGCTGCCCGCCCCCTGGTCAGCTTCGAGACTCTCATCGCGTACGCTTCAAGCACCCGGACCGAAACCGGCCTCGAGGTGAGCGCCCACCTCGTCGACAGCCCGTACGAAAAGGGAGTTCGCATCTGCGAGGCGCAGATGCGCGAGCTCGACATCGAACCCCACGCCGTTCAGCCCAAACGCAACTATACCATC
This window encodes:
- a CDS encoding amidohydrolase family protein, encoding LDGARYLGLDRDLGSLEPGKLADLVVLDRNPLEDLRNSEHVRLVMLNGRLYDARTLAELAPTPRSRPLLWWEREGRSN
- a CDS encoding type II toxin-antitoxin system Phd/YefM family antitoxin: MTYSPRRSAPGVWKLHEAKARFSELFRQARSQGPQRVVKQGGEAVVVVPAEEFDRLRKRAGQPSSLVDFFRSAPTGGQRLDLKRKRDTMDAGSRGGSPLPLDVPWSRS
- a CDS encoding type II toxin-antitoxin system VapC family toxin; translation: MKPRPDRRVAAWADATAEELLHLSVITIGEVRKGIDLLPDAQPKRAALQSWLDHDVRVRFAGRILAFDDALAERWGQVEALAKKRRLTLPTIDAQLAATALHHNLTLGTRNTADVAATGVPVFNPWTG
- a CDS encoding type II toxin-antitoxin system Phd/YefM family antitoxin, which produces MAKVPKIIPITELRQEAARALRRLRRSQEPVVITQRGRAAAVMLSVEAYEQAERERQILLILARGEREIARGEGRALAEVLAEADRLLADAGA
- a CDS encoding type II toxin-antitoxin system RelE/ParE family toxin — encoded protein: MKVRFTPSGERQYLSVIAYILANRPAAARRFHTRATKVLKRLERHPQSGRRIPEFPDLPYREVIVRPYRFFYGVAEDTVWIVGVWHGAQLPAEPGNPQGG
- a CDS encoding ISAzo13 family transposase, translated to MIAAIEKLLEHDRAGDPMTGLQWTRRTTEKIARELKSLGIEVCPKTVAKILKQLGFSLRVNYKKLSRRSDPDRDEQFLYIAEIPERFTNTGQPTVSIDTKKKELIGNFRNPGRAWSKEGVPVNDHDFRSDALGLAVPYGVYDILANRGSLYVGTSHDTPEFAADNLVRWWRQEGEARYADATELLVLADGGGSNGHRNRAFKYWLQNRLCDPHSLVVTVCHYPTGASKWNPIDHRLFSEITKNWAARPLVSFETLIAYASSTRTETGLEVSAHLVDSPYEKGVRICEAQMRELDIEPHAVQPKRNYTIYPRL